A DNA window from Peromyscus leucopus breed LL Stock chromosome 3, UCI_PerLeu_2.1, whole genome shotgun sequence contains the following coding sequences:
- the LOC114695581 gene encoding thioredoxin-like protein 1, producing the protein MTLSLMTGVLTERVVLQKAYVKTAEVTYLQTAQRSDTERQEFNYFGHEAGCECHNESDEHGFDNCLQKDTSFLESDCDEQLLITVAFNQHVKLYSLTFQGPDDGQDPKYINIFINLPRSMGFEEAERSEPTQALELTEDDMIEDGIVPLRCVKFQNVKSVTLIVQSSQGEEKTMRISYFIFIGTPVQATNMNDFKQVVGKRKKNGESH; encoded by the exons ATGACCCTGAGTCTAATGACTGGCGTTCTTACAGAGAGGGTAGTCTTGCAGAAGGCTTACGTGAAGACGGCAGAAGTGACATACTTGCAAACTGCACAACGTTCAGACACTGAGAGACAAGA ATTTAATTATTTTGGTCATGAAGCTGGTTGTGAATGTCATAATGAAAGTGATGAGCATGGCTTTGACAACTGTTTACAAAAAGACACATCCTTCTTGGAATCTGACTGTGATGAACAGCTGCTTATTACTGTGGCATTCAATCAACATGTTAAGCTTTACTCCTTAACATTTCAAGGACCAGATGATGGTCAGGatcctaaatacataaacattttcATCAACCTACCCAGATCTATGGGTtttgaggaggcagaaaggagtgAGCCAACTCAAGCTCTGGAACTGACAGAAGACGATATGATAGAAGATGGCATTGTTCCCCTTCGTTGTGTTAAATTTCAGAATGTTAAGAGTGTAACTTTAATTGTTCAGTCTAGTCAAGGTGAAGAAAAGACAAtgagaatttcatattttattttcattggtaCTCCAGTCCAGGCGACAAATATGAATGACTTCAAACAAGTagttggcaaaagaaaaaaaaatggagaaagccaTTAG